GTTCCTTAAACAGTGGAATGACACTGCCGCGACTGCCTAGCACATTGCCAAAGCGCACCGCAACAAAACGAGTGTGGCTTTGACTGTTCATATGCTGCACGATCATTTCAGCAAGACGCTTCGATGCCCCCATGACACTCGTCGGGTTCACCGCTTTGTCTGTTGAAACCATCACGAAGGTTTTGACGTTCGCAGCGTCACTGGCCATAGCTACGTTTTTCGTGCCCATGACATTGTTTTTAATGGCTTCTTCAGGGTTCCGTTCCATTAAAGGCACATGCTTGTGAGCGGCTGCATGATACACCACCTCTGGCGCATGCTTTTGAAGCACCTTCTCCATTTTGTCGTAATACTGAATATCGGCAATCTCCGTATCAATCGGCAAATCAGGCCATGAACGACGCAGCTCCATTTCAATAGAATAGATGCTGTTTTCTCCGTGTCCTAACAAGATTAGTCGACCTGGCGTAAATGACGCTACTTGACGGCAAATCTCCGAGCCAATCGACCCTCCAGCACCTGTTACTAACACTGTTTTTCCTGTTAACGTGCCAGCTACGCTTTCAGTATCAAGGCGAACGGGTTCACGCCCAAGCAAGTCTTCCACTTCGACATCTTTGAACTGATTCAACTGCACCTTGCCTGAAATGAGATCTTCAATGTGCGGCAGGGTTTGCGTCTTAATGTTTGTTTTCCGGCAAACGGAAACGAGCTTTCGAAGCATGTCTTTCGGGAGGGAAGGAATGGCAATGACGATATGCTGAATCTCTTTTTCGTTGACGACCTCTAGCATCTTGTCGGTGCCTCCGTAAACGGGAAGTCCCATGATTTCCATACCCCGCTTTTGCCCGTCGTCATCAATAAAGGCCACTGGTATTAGCGCCTGATGACTGTTCAGCAGTTGGCGTGCAACCATTGTGCCGGCTGAACCTGCTCCAACGACCAATGTACGAACGCCAGGTTTTTTCCCAGGAAGCCAGCGACTGCGAACCATACGCCATGAAAAACGCGCGCCGCCGATAAACAATATATGAAACATCCAGGAAATGACGAGAACTCGTGGAGTCATTTCTTGAAACAAAAGCATCTGTGTCATTGCTGTCAACAACTGGGCAAATGTAGCGACGATAAAAATCATCATCAGCTCGCCAACGCTTGCGTACGACCATACCTTCTTATACAGCTTGTACAAATGGGCTAGCGCGTGGTGACTAATCACAATCGCTGCCATTGTGACGAGAAGAACGTTTTGATTTAGTGGCATATTGACGAGTTGCTCTGCCATGAACAAACCAAAAACCAACAGCAGTGAATCTAGCAGCATCCATGCCGTTGTTCGTTTTGCGTATGTCATCTCTGCCCTCCTTTGACGTTATGAGAAAAGATTTATATTAAATACTTTTTTAAATGCATAGGGCATTAAACCCCACCTCACACCACACTCTTGACGACAGGCGTCTAAGGAGCTTACGTTCACTCCCACAGCATGATCGAGTGCCTCTCATAGATATCGGCCAAGGAGGCATTGCCGTTTTCGTTCCTACATTTCAAATCCAATCGACTTATAACGCGCCTTGTGCACGATAATCGTACATATCGCTTTTCTTCTGTTTCTTTTCATTGAGAACGAGCCCTAGAATCGGCGTCCCCGTTTGCTTTAGCAGGTCCTGCGATTTTTTTGCCTTCTGCTTCTCGATGCTGGCGCTTTTTAGAACAAGCAATACGCCGTCCGTTAA
The nucleotide sequence above comes from Aureibacillus halotolerans. Encoded proteins:
- a CDS encoding polysaccharide biosynthesis protein, yielding MTYAKRTTAWMLLDSLLLVFGLFMAEQLVNMPLNQNVLLVTMAAIVISHHALAHLYKLYKKVWSYASVGELMMIFIVATFAQLLTAMTQMLLFQEMTPRVLVISWMFHILFIGGARFSWRMVRSRWLPGKKPGVRTLVVGAGSAGTMVARQLLNSHQALIPVAFIDDDGQKRGMEIMGLPVYGGTDKMLEVVNEKEIQHIVIAIPSLPKDMLRKLVSVCRKTNIKTQTLPHIEDLISGKVQLNQFKDVEVEDLLGREPVRLDTESVAGTLTGKTVLVTGAGGSIGSEICRQVASFTPGRLILLGHGENSIYSIEMELRRSWPDLPIDTEIADIQYYDKMEKVLQKHAPEVVYHAAAHKHVPLMERNPEEAIKNNVMGTKNVAMASDAANVKTFVMVSTDKAVNPTSVMGASKRLAEMIVQHMNSQSHTRFVAVRFGNVLGSRGSVIPLFKEQIKSGGPVTVTHPDMRRYFMTIPEASRLVIQAGALAHGGEIFVLDMGEPVRIVDLAHNLIHLSGYSADDIPVTFTGMRPGEKLFEELLGADEAGQRKVHPKIYVGKTATLYIGEIEHLLATFSSMSGQDIRKAVLHLANRQTKVPEPAAQLVSSWS